Proteins encoded by one window of Arabidopsis thaliana chromosome 2, partial sequence:
- the SDH8 gene encoding succinate dehydrogenase subunit (unknown protein; FUNCTIONS IN: molecular_function unknown; INVOLVED IN: biological_process unknown; LOCATED IN: endomembrane system; EXPRESSED IN: 24 plant structures; EXPRESSED DURING: 15 growth stages; Has 4 Blast hits to 4 proteins in 2 species: Archae - 0; Bacteria - 0; Metazoa - 0; Fungi - 0; Plants - 4; Viruses - 0; Other Eukaryotes - 0 (source: NCBI BLink).) codes for MIYRKWSLLSGPPVILGGAVIAAVAVGFVLQNVTKGEQKKNVSTNK; via the exons aTGATTTACCGAAAGTGGAGTTTGCTGTCCGGCCCACCGGTTATCCTCGGCGGAGCGGTAATTGCTGCCGTCGCCGTCGGATTCGTCTTGCAAAAC GTAACGAAAGGGgagcagaagaagaatgtcTCAACAAACAAGTGA
- the WRKY46 gene encoding WRKY DNA-binding protein 46 (WRKY DNA-binding protein 46 (WRKY46); CONTAINS InterPro DOMAIN/s: DNA-binding WRKY (InterPro:IPR003657); BEST Arabidopsis thaliana protein match is: WRKY family transcription factor (TAIR:AT4G23810.1); Has 3385 Blast hits to 2951 proteins in 185 species: Archae - 0; Bacteria - 0; Metazoa - 0; Fungi - 0; Plants - 3370; Viruses - 0; Other Eukaryotes - 15 (source: NCBI BLink).): protein MMMEEKLVINELELGKELANRLMNNLKHTSSVDSNKTLISDILRIYQNAIFMLSFNQDKNILKRSLEIDGKDSKNVFKKRKVSEKNTEKVKVFVATEQENGSIDDGHCWRKYGQKEIHGSKNPRAYYRCTHRFTQDCLAVKQVQKSDTDPSLFEVKYLGNHTCNNITSPKTTTNFSVSLTNTNIFEGNRVHVTEQSEDMKPTKSEEVMISLEDLENKKNIFRTFSFSNHEIENGVWKSNLFLGNFVEDLSPATSGSAITSEVLSAPAAVENSETADSYFSSLDNIIDFGQDWLWS from the exons atgatgatggaagAGAAACTTGTGATCAACGAATTGGAACTAGGGAAAGAGCTTGCTAACCGATTGATGAACAATCTCAAACACACTTCTTCTGTCGATTCCAACAAAACCTTGATCTCTGATATCCTCCGTATTTACCAGAATGCCATTTTCATGTTGAGCTTCAACCAAGACAAGAACATCCTTAAGCGAAGCCTTGAGATCGATGGAAAAGATTCTAAAAACGTCTTCAAAAAGAG GAAAGTATCGGAGAAGAACACAGAGAAAGTTAAGGTTTTTGTTGcaacagaacaagaaaatggCTCTATTGATGATGGTCACTGCTGGAGAAAATATGGGCAAAAAGAGATTCATGGATCCAAAAATCCTAG aGCATATTACAGATGCACGCATCGATTCACACAAGACTGTTTAGCAGTGAAGCAAGTTCAGAAATCAGACACAGATCCTTCCCTTTTCGAAGTGAAGTATCTCGGAAACCACACTTGTAACAACATCACATCCCCGAAGACGACGACGaacttctctgtttcattgACGAACACGAACATCTTTGAAGGAAACAGAGTACATGTTACAGAGCAATCGGAAGACATGAAACCGACCAAGTCCGAAGAAGTGATGATAAGCCTTGAAGATCtggagaacaagaagaacattttcagaacgttttctttctctaaccATGAGATTGAGAACGGTGTGTGGAAAAGTAACCTTTTCTTGGGAAATTTCGTGGAAGATCTTTCTCCTGCAACATCAGGGTCTGCAATTACCAGCGAGGTTTTATCTGCACCTGCTGCTGTTGAGAATTCCGAAACTGCAGATTCGTATTTCTCGTCTTTGGACAATATTATCGATTTCGGACAGGATTGGTTGTGGTCGTAG
- the CPC gene encoding Homeodomain-like superfamily protein (CAPRICE (CPC); CONTAINS InterPro DOMAIN/s: SANT, DNA-binding (InterPro:IPR001005), Homeodomain-like (InterPro:IPR009057), Myb, DNA-binding (InterPro:IPR014778), Homeodomain-related (InterPro:IPR012287), MYB-like (InterPro:IPR017877), Myb transcription factor (InterPro:IPR015495); BEST Arabidopsis thaliana protein match is: Homeodomain-like superfamily protein (TAIR:AT5G53200.1); Has 2615 Blast hits to 2615 proteins in 179 species: Archae - 0; Bacteria - 0; Metazoa - 0; Fungi - 0; Plants - 2602; Viruses - 0; Other Eukaryotes - 13 (source: NCBI BLink).) gives MFRSDKAEKMDKRRRRQSKAKASCSEEVSSIEWEAVKMSEEEEDLISRMYKLVGDRWELIAGRIPGRTPEEIERYWLMKHGVVFANRRRDFFRK, from the exons ATGTTTCGTTCAGACAAGGCGGaaaaaatggataaacgaCGACGGAGACAGAGCAAAGCCAAGGCTTCTTGTTCCGAAG AGGTGAGTAGTATCGAATGGGAAGCTGTGAAGAtgtcagaagaagaagaagatctcatTTCTCGGATGTATAAACTCGTTGGCGACAG GTGGGAGTTGATCGCCGGAAGGATCCCGGGACGGACGCCggaggagatagagagatatTGGCTTATGAAACACGGCGTCGTTTTTGCCAACAGACGAAGAGACTTTTTTaggaaatga